One window of the Deltaproteobacteria bacterium genome contains the following:
- the mutS gene encoding DNA mismatch repair protein MutS, producing FGYYIEVTRAHLDKVPGDYIRKQTLANAERFITPELKEFEGRVLRAQEGRAAREEELFLALRDSLKGSLPAVYTAAEGVGELDALLSFAELAAESGYGRPRVNDGREIVIENGRHPVVEKILGRHAFVPNDCLLSPEGTRLAVLTGPNMAGKSTYIRQAALIVLLAHAGSFVPADRAEIGLVDRIFTRIGASDDLSRGDSTFMVEMRETARILDGVTDRTLVVLDEVGRGTSTYDGLSIAWAVAEHLHDSPVRPKVLFATHFHELTDVVSTCANARNFHVAVREWQGEIIFLRRIDEGSASKSYGIQVARLAGLPASVVDRARDILKNLESAEYNEYGFPTLAGARVARESADTQMELFSRRARVDEDAVLDQIRRCEPERLSPLDALMRLAEWKGRLGKGST from the coding sequence TTCGGCTACTACATCGAAGTGACCCGGGCCCACCTCGACAAGGTCCCCGGCGACTACATCCGCAAGCAGACGCTGGCCAACGCCGAGCGGTTCATCACCCCGGAGCTCAAGGAGTTCGAGGGGCGGGTGCTGCGGGCGCAGGAGGGCCGCGCCGCGCGGGAGGAGGAGCTCTTCCTCGCCCTGCGGGATTCGCTGAAGGGATCCCTCCCGGCGGTCTACACGGCGGCGGAAGGCGTGGGCGAGCTCGACGCGCTCCTCTCCTTCGCGGAGCTCGCCGCGGAGAGCGGCTACGGGCGGCCGCGGGTGAACGACGGGCGGGAAATCGTCATCGAGAACGGGCGCCACCCGGTGGTGGAGAAGATCCTCGGGCGGCACGCCTTCGTCCCGAACGATTGCCTCCTGTCGCCCGAAGGGACGCGCCTCGCCGTCCTTACCGGACCCAACATGGCGGGGAAATCCACCTATATCCGGCAGGCGGCCCTCATCGTGCTGCTGGCGCATGCGGGCTCGTTCGTCCCCGCCGACCGCGCGGAGATCGGTCTCGTGGACCGGATCTTCACGCGCATCGGCGCCTCCGACGATCTCTCCCGGGGGGATAGCACCTTCATGGTGGAGATGCGGGAGACGGCGCGGATCCTCGACGGCGTCACCGACCGGACGCTGGTGGTTCTGGACGAGGTGGGGCGCGGGACCAGCACCTACGACGGGCTGAGCATCGCCTGGGCGGTGGCGGAGCACCTCCACGACTCCCCGGTCCGACCCAAGGTCCTCTTCGCCACCCACTTCCACGAGTTGACCGACGTCGTATCGACGTGCGCGAACGCGCGCAACTTCCACGTGGCGGTGCGGGAGTGGCAGGGGGAGATCATCTTCCTGCGGCGGATCGACGAGGGGAGCGCGAGCAAGTCGTACGGCATCCAGGTGGCGCGGCTGGCCGGCCTGCCGGCCTCCGTGGTGGACCGGGCCCGGGATATTCTGAAAAACCTCGAATCCGCCGAGTATAATGAATACGGGTTCCCGACGTTGGCGGGCGCGCGGGTCGCCAGGGAATCCGCCGACACCCAGATGGAGCTGTTCTCCCGGCGCGCCCGGGTGGACGAGGACGCGGTCCTGGACCAGATCCGCCGATGCGAACCGGAGCGGCTCTCCCCGCTGGACGCGTTGATGCGCCTCGCGGAATGGAAGGGGAGGCTGGGGAAAGGGTCGACTTGA